The nucleotide sequence CCGGTGGAACTCGAGGTTGCCCGCCCTCGGAAGAGGGCCAAGGTCGTTGTCTCGAAGAAGCCGACCTCCCCTCGAGCTCAGGAGAGCGTGGGGGTGGCGGAGTCGGGCTCGCACGACGGGCGTGGGCGAGGTCGGGGCGAGGCAGGCCCGAGCAGTGTGGTTGCGGGGAAGGCGCCTCGGGAGCCTTCGATCCGGGACTTGTGTCGTCTGCCCGTGGGGCCGCCGAACGACTTTTACCATGCGCGCCTGATGGGCGAACTCTCCGAGGGCCAAACTTCTGACCCGCTGGTGGCCCGCTGGGGGGGGCTGACCCGCGGgacccgggtgtgggccgacgggGAGACCGCGGCTGCGTTTGTCCGAGGGGGGCTGCACCCCGACCTGGCCCGCGAAATGTACACTCTACCGTCCGACGTCCTGCTCGGTAAATCCGTGAAGTCGCTGCTGTGGGTAAGTGCTCCGCTGCTGGCTTCCGGCCCATGGTGCAACCGAGGATTCTGACTTTTCCTTCTGTAGGGCCAGCACTATGCTATGGCATTGGCGGATCGAGTTCGCGACTCTGGTCGGGCCTTGGGTATTTTGTGCGACCGTAACGCCGAGCTACGCAAGCAACTCGAGGAGGCTCGTGTGGGGGCGGCTCCTGAGGCGGTCGCGGCGGCCGAGCAGCGTTCTTCGGAGCTCGAAGCAGAGGCGGCGCGTCTCCGGGCTGCGGCAGGGGCGGCTGAGGCCGAGGTTCTGCGTCTGAGGTCCGAGGCGAAGGcggctgaggaggagaaagacAACCTCCGAGGGCTCCTGGAGGGGGCGCAATCCGAGGCTCGCTCGTCCCAGGGCGAGGCGGCCGCCCTTACCCAGCGATTGGAGGGGGCCTTGGCCGACGCGAAGGGGGCTTCGGAAGCCTTGGCGGCTGAGCTGGAGCGACGgccggagaaggagaaggaaataaTTGAAGCCTACAAGCAATCCCCCGGCTTCCAACTCGGGTTGGTTCGGTCGGGGCAAGTCACTtacgagtacgggtaccggaTAGCCCTAGGCCGGTTCCGGACGTGCCACCCCGGGTTGGGGGTCGAGGCGGATCCCTTCACCTCGCACCCCGAGGATTTGGACGTAGACATGCCGGAGGATGTTCCTTTCGACGATAGCGTCGGGGACCCCGATGGCTTAGGGCGGTCTTGACGTCAGCTCGGTAGAGCTTGTAATTTTTGCAGTCTTCGGGTCAGGTCGCCGTTGTAGTCCCGTGTTTCGGAAATAAAGGAATCTTCCTCCAGTGTGCCTTTTCATTTTGTAAGTTGAGTCTTGTATTCTCATGCTTCAGAAATGAAGAGGTCCTTTCCCAGTATGTCTTTGAGCTTCGGAAACTGCACAGCTTTGACTTGGAAGGTGTTACCATGGGTGCTGACCTTAGACAAAGAACTTTTTGAGGTTCTGGATGTTCCACGTTCTCGGCAGGAGGGCACCGTCCATTGCGGTGAGCCGATAGGTGCCTGGTCGGACCACGCCGGCGACCCGGTATGGTCCttcccacttgggggccagctttcccctcgttcgggtcgggtcgctgacttCGGCCCTTCGTAGGACTAGATCGCCTAGCTTGATCGGTCGGGGTCGCACCTTTCTGTTGTAAATCCGGGCGATGGCTCTCTGGTGAGAGAGGGCCTTTAGGTGCGCGTCGGTGCGTCActcctcgagcatgtcgaggctGGCGCGAAGTCCCTGATCTGAGGCCTCCTCATCGTAGCTCCTTGACCGAAGCGTGGCGACAGTCATCTCGGGTGGTAGGACGGCATCGGTTCCGAACGTCAAGCTATACGGGGATTCTCCGGTCGCCGTCTTGGGGGTAGTACGCAGCGACCATAACACACTGGGGAGCTCATCCGTCCAGGTCGATCGGGCCgcagacactcttcttttgaggtCGTCCAGGATGGAACGGTTGGTTACTTCGGCCAATCCATTCGTCTGTgggtgggccaccgagctgaacctcagttgaatgccATGGCTGGCGCAGAACTCCCGGAACCTTGTGCCtgcgaactgaggtccgttgtcggtgataatggtcttgggcaacccgaaccgtGTTACTAGATTCTTCCACACGAATTTCTCCATTTGATGCTCTGTGATTGTCGCCatcggctcggcctcgacccactttgtgaagtagtctacttccacaattatgtacttccgctgtccAGGAGCCGGtgggaaggggccgaggaggtccagccCCCACTGGGCGAACGACCATGCACAGTCGATGGGGCAGAGCGGGACCGAGGGTTGCcggggtgcgcgggcgtgttGCTGGCACGAGCCGCACCGCTGCACGTAAGCTTTCGCGTCTCGGCACATGGTTGGctagtagtagccttggcggagtatcttgtgcgccaaggTTCGTCCGCCGATGTGCTCGCCACAAACCCCCTCGTGAGTTTCAGCCAGGACTGTCCTCgcttcgtcgggctccaagcatCGCAGGAGGGGATGGGTGAAGGACCGTTTGTAAAGTCGACCGCTCTCCTCGGTGTACCACGCGTGTGTGCGGCGTAGACGCCGAGCTGCGACTTCGTCGAGGGGGAGAGTTCCGTCCCGCTTGAAGCGCAGCAGCTCTTGCACCCACGTGGTCGGCGCGTCGCCTGGGGCCGTAGTTGCTACTTCAACGGCACGAGCGGGGAGTTCCTCAATCCTCGGCCATGCTTCGGGGGCTTGTCTCGACGCCAGCTTAGCGAGCGCATCAGCTCTCCCGTTTTCCTCCCTCGGAACATTAGATAATGTGAAGTAAGGGAATCTCGCAGTCAGGtcccttacccgtgccaggtatttGGCCATGGTTGCGTCCCGAGCTTCATATCCACCGATGAGCTGTTCGGCCAcaagctgcgagtcggtgaggacgtgtattgcggccacctgcatctcgagggccagcctcaatcctgctaggagcgcctcgtattctGCCTCGTTATTTGTGGCTTTGAACCCGAAGCGCAGGGAacgctcgaacgagcgtccgtcaGGGGCGAGAAGGACCAGCCCTGCTCCGGCGCCCCTCgagttggccgagccgtccacgtaTAGGGTCCAAACCTCGGGGGTTTGTCCGGGATCTCTGTCCATTTGGGCCAACTCCGCGACgaagtcggctaccgcctgggcCTTGATAGCGGTTCTGGGAACGTAGCTGATATCATGTtcaccgagctccaccgcccatcggaggagccgacctgcaacattgaattttgttaagacctgccGAAGAGGCTGGTCGGTGATGACTTCCACCGGGTGCGCCTGGAAGTAAGGGCGCAACTTCCGGGCCGAGAGCACCAGGGCGAGTGCGAGCTTTTCTATTGGCGGGTAGCGTTCCTCAGGTCCgctcaggacgtggctgacgtagtagatcgggagcTGTGGATCGGAGCTTTCCTTGACAAGGACGGAGCTGACCGCACGTGGGGAGGCCGCCAAGTAGAGTCCCAACTTCTCGCCAGGGGAGACAGAGGCGAGtcgggggaggctggccaggtgctgcTTCATCTGCTTCAAAGCCTCCTCGCACTCTGatgtccattggaagttcttcgggtctttgagcgccttgaagaacgggaggcagcgatcgcccgatcgggcgaggaagcgagacagggcgACAAGTCTTCCGTTGAGCCGCTGCAGGTCTTTAACCATCCGGGGGGACTGCATATCGATTATTGCCTGTactttctccgggttggcgtcgattcctctctggtgtacaatgaaccctaggaacttcccggaggtgacgctGAAAGCGCACTTtgcggggttgagtcgcatgccgaacttgcgtagcGTGGCGAAAGGCTCGGCCAGGTCGACAAGGTGCGTTCCGGCCTCTCTGCTTTTCACAATCATATCGTCCACGTAGatttccatgttcctcccgatttgatgggcaaacatcttgtttaccaTCCTCTGGTACGTGGCTCCCGCGTTTTTCAATccgaacggcatgactttgtagaagtatatcccttgatcggtgaggaaagccgtgtgttctctgtcttcgggcgccattctgatctggttgtaccctgaataggcgtccatgaaagagaggcgtgCGTGCCCCGCTgtcgcgtcgaccagctggtcgatcttcgggaggggatagcagtctttTGGACATGCACTGTTGAGGctagtgtagtcaacgcacatcctccagcttccattgtgttttttcacgagaacTACATTGGATAACCACCGGGGAtacttggcttcttctatgaagcctgccgccaagagtcggtccacctcctcttgtatGGCGCGTTGTCGGTCAGGTGCGTGACACCGGGGCTTTTGCTTCACCGGGCGAGCGTCAGGCGGGATATTGAGATGATGCTCCGCGACCTCCGGATCGACTCCCCTCATGTCCGATGGGGACTaagcgaagatgtcggcattTTCCCGCAGAAGACCGACGAGCTGCTCTCGTTCCCGCTCGGGCAGCTCTGATCCGACCTTGACCGTCTGATCCGGCCGTGCTTCCCGCAAAAGGACCTCAACggtggaccccctcggctcaGGATGAGGGGTCGGCTTCTTTGCTTCCCGGGGATCTTCTAGGGGCGCCCCTCCCCTGGCTCTTTTGCCCAATGAGACGGAGGtaaggtagcagcgcctggactcttGAGGGCTTCCGACGACTTTCCCGACCCCCTCATGGGTCGGGAATTTGACGGtccggtagtaggtcgagacgacggctctgaccttgttgagggttggccgaccgagtatggcattataagcggtgggaaggtcgaccaccaggaAAGTGGTCATCACGGTCTTTGATTTCGGCGGGGTCCCCAGAGTCAGAGGCAGGGTAATGGCTCCCAGGGGCGATATTGAATCCCCCGTGAAgccggtgagcgccgagcacatcgGGCTTAAATTTTCCCTGGCTAGgcccagcttctggaaggcgcccaagtagagtatgtcggccgagctccccgtgtcgaccatgattctccTCATTTGCacgttggctaccctggccgaCACCACCAAGGCGTCGTCGTGGTCGGGTCGCTCAGCagctccggttgggaaggtgatctcgggctcgGGTTCGTGCCCCGAGGCTTCGTCGGGAGAGGCCCGGGCGTACGCCTTCCTGCCTGACATTAAACTTCCTCCGGATGCAGGGCCCCCGGCTATGACATCGATGTGTCGCTCGACGGGGCCCTCTGGGCGGGGAGACTGCTCCTTGTTcggccggaggtactggccgagatggcctctgaggatgagctcctcgatttgtcttTTCAACTCGTAGCACTGCTCGGTGTCGTGCCCGTGTTGTCAATGGAATCGACAATACTTTGAACGGTCTGCGAGCTCCCGcgggttcttcatcgggtgagggtcCTTGAGCAGCCCCTTCCCCCTTTCGTGTAAGAATATCTCAGTCCGGGAAgaattcaaggcgggaagaggaggcctCGGGTCAGGCCTGTCCAACTTTCGCCGGGAGGCGGTAGGTTGTTGCTGTCGGGGCGGCTCCGACTTGACCTTTCTGTGCTCCTCCCGCTTTCCGACCATCCAGGTTTCCACGGCGATGAACTGACtggcccgttggagcatctcggggaccggGACAGGGGGCTTctccacgagcgaccagaagaacctggagggccgcaggccAGTCATAAAggcctgcatcaagagagaggggtgagcatccgacaatccACGGATTTGCGTCGTAAAtcggttcacaaagtgagaaaggggctcgtcctccttctggttgagccccaagagcaacgccatggacggcttcggccgggcgtacgccaggaagttaagctcaaaatCTTTGGCGAGCTGGTCAaaggaggcgatggtccctggcttcaggtcgctgtaccacgcgcgggctggtccTCGCAGGGTCgtggggaacgccctgcacatcagggcgtctgaagtaccgaatagcgccatctgggcccgaaaagcggccacgtggtccgccGGGTCGGCTGCGCCGTCGTACGCATCTAGGgaggggaggcggaagtgcggcgggatcgcctaatcctgtatctcgggggtgaacggagatccttggtgtccgtccgccccgagttctccttttgacttacgaacttcctgttgtacctcgtcaagcctttGACTGACGGGGCGCAGCTGGGCTCGTAGGGCGTTCGTCGAATCGGCAGTTGGAGCCTCGGGCTCGGGGCGGCTCGCCGTGTCCTCCGCTTCCTTGCTCCCCGGCCGAGTTGCGGGGTTTCGAGGCGAGCCCGGAAGCTCCGTGGGCGGCACATGGGTCCGGGCGGGGTCTCCTGTTGCTGCGAGGGCCGCGCCATATGCGGAGAGGTTCGCTGGGGGATGAGGGTCTGCACCATGCTTGTGAGAGCTCGgacctggtgggcgaggtcatgaaaggcTTCGGGCGACACTCGCGACGGGTCGGCAGGTGCGCTGCCGGGGGGCAacaagcccgggtcattgaacagtCGCCAGTAGCGCTCCGACACCACTGCGGGGCGCTCGTCATGGGTCTCGTCACGCCGTTCCCCTAAAGCGGGGAGCTCCGCATTTGAGGATCCGTCGAGGTGGATTTGCTGATCGCCTGACATTtggaggccctccttctagcgccaatctgttacggtaagtaactttttagccgtgactT is from Musa acuminata AAA Group cultivar baxijiao chromosome BXJ1-6, Cavendish_Baxijiao_AAA, whole genome shotgun sequence and encodes:
- the LOC135677440 gene encoding uncharacterized protein LOC135677440, with amino-acid sequence MALFGTSDALMCRAFPTTLRGPARAWYSDLKPGTIASFDQLAKDFELNFLAYARPKPSMALLLGLNQKEDEPLSHFVNRFTTQIRGLSDAHPSLLMQAFMTGLRPSRFFWSLVEKPPVPVPEMLQRASQFIAVETWMVGKREEHRKVKSEPPRQQQPTASRRKLDRPDPRPPLPALNSSRTEIFLHERGKGLLKDPHPMKNPRELADRSKGHLGQYLRPNKEQSPRPEGPVERHIDVIAGGPASGGSLMSGRKAYARASPDEASGHEPEPEITFPTGAAERPDHDDALVVSARVANVQMRRIMVDTGSSADILYLGAFQKLGLARENLSPMCSALTGFTGDSISPLGAITLPLTLGTPPKSKTVMTTFLVVDLPTAYNAILGRPTLNKVRAVVSTYYRTVKFPTHEGVGKVVGSPQESRRCYLTSVSLGKRARGGAPLEDPREAKKPTPHPEPRGSTVEVLLREARPDQTVKVGSELPEREREQLVGLLRENADIFA